GCCATCCTGGCCCACCGGCTCGAGACGACGCGAGCGGCGCTGATCGAGCACTACGCGCGGCACGGAAGAAGTGGCGACGGCTGAGGGCAGGACAGGAATCGAGCCTGGGATAGGAATCTCGTATGGACGACACCCCCGATTCCTTCGAGCTCCTCCCCGGCGCGGTCGACTCGCCCGTGATCCTGCACGTGCCGCACTCCTCGCGGCACCTCCCGGTGCCGGTGCGCGACGGCATCGTGCTCGACGACGCGGCGCTGGAGCGCGAGTTGGACCACATCACGGACGCGCACACCGCGGAGCTGGCCGAGGCCGTGGCCGAGGCGGCGGGACGCACGCCGTGGCGGTTCGTCAACCGGCTGTCCCGGCTGGTCATCGATCCCGAACGCTTTCCCGACGAGCGCGAGGAGATGCTGGCCGTCGGGATGGGCGCGGTCTACACACGCACCACGCATCGCAGGCCCCTGCGGCCCGCGGACGTGGATCCGCGGCCGCTGATCGACCGTTACTTCCACCCGTACGCACGGGCGATGACGGCGGCGGTCGCCGACCGGCTAGCCGCCACCGGGCGCGCCGTGATCGTCGACGTCCACTCGTATCCGTCGGCTCGGCTGCCGTACGAGCTGCACGGCGACGGGCCGCGGCCGCACATCTGCGTCGGGACCGACGCCTTTCACACGCCGCCCGAGCTGGTCACCCTCGCGGAAAAGGCGTTCGCGGTCCTCGGCGATGTGGGGTTCGACAGCCCGTTCTCCGGTGCGTACGTACCGCTGAGGTTCTACGAGAGGGAGCCGCGGGTCACCGCCCTGATGGTGGAGATCCGGCGGGACACGTACATGACCGAACCGGGAGGGCCTGCGGGCCCGGGGTTCGCACGGCTCGCCTCGGCGCTGACGGCTCTCGTCGATGCCGTGGTCAGCGGGTGAAGCGCCAGCGGGTCTGGCTGAAGCGCTCGCCCCTGCCGACCCGAAGACGGTGTCGGGCGCCACCGCGAAGACCACGGCGCGGCCCGCGTCCGTGGTCTCCTCGGTCGGCGTTCCGGCGGCCGGTCGCGCAACGGCCTGTCCGTGGAGCGCGGATACCCCTAGGGTCGGGGTAAGCAACCGCTTAGCCACAGACTCGGGAAGGCACGGAATCATGCCGGTCGTCGACGCCTGGATGCAGCACCCCACCCTCCGCCACTCCAACCACGAGATGTTCGAGTCGCTGCGCCGCTGGACGGGCATGGGAATGCTGGAAGAACCCCTGCCGGTCAAGACCACGGTGGCGGCGCTGGCGGCCGCCGACGTGGAGATCGGGCTGTCCGCGGCCTGGTACGGGCCGCAGGGGCCGCTCATCAGCAACGACGAGGTCGCCGAGTTCGTCGCCCAGTCCGAGGGGCGGCTGCGTGGCGTGGCGTGCGTGGATCTGGCGAAGCCGGTCGCCGCCGTACGAGAACTGCGGCGGGCCGTCGAGGAACTCGGGTTCGTGGCGCTCAGGATCGTGCCGTGGCTGTGGCAGCTGCCGCCCACCGACCGGCTCTACTACCCGCTGTACGCCGCCTGCGCCGAGCTCGGCGTCCCGTTCTGCACGCAGGTCGGGCACACCGGACCGCTGCGCCCCTCGGAGACCGGCCGGCCGATCCCGTACATCGACCAGGTCGCCATCGACTTCCCCGAACTGACCATCGTCTGCGGGCACATCGGTTACCCGTGGACCACGGAGATGATCGCGGTGGCCGACAAGCACCCGCGCGTCTACATCGACACCAGCGCGTACACCGCCCGCCGCTACCCGCCCGAGCTGGTGGAGTATCTGCGCGGCCGGGGACGCCGGAAGGTCCTCTTCGGCTCCAACTACCCCATGATCACGCCGGCTCAGGCGCTGGAGCACCTCGCCGACCTGCGCCTGGACGATGAGACCACCGAGCTGTTCCTGTCGGGCAACGCCCGGTCCGTCTTCCGCCTCGGGAATCAGTCGTAAGGCGCGGCCCCCGGGCGGGCCCCACGGTCCGCGACACCCTGCCGCCCCGGGCGGACACCCTCGCGCCCTTCGCGTGAGCGCCCGGATTCCGAGCAAAGGTGACCGATCGTACATACGATTGAGCCGTAAACCGGCCGAACCGCGTACGCGCGGCCGGGACGACACCGACCCGCTCGGGGTGGGAGGCGTATGACACAGGCCGCCGGTCCGGCGCGGACCGTCATTCTGACCGTGGATGACGATCCCGGGGTGTCGCGTGCCGTGGCCCGCGACCTCAGGCGCCGCTACGGCGAGGCGCACCGGATCGTCCGCGCCGAATCCGGGGAGACCGCGCTGGACGCGCTGCGGGAGCTGAAGCTGCGCGGCGACCAGGTGGCGGTGATCCTCGCCGACTACCGGATGCCGCAGATGAACGGCATCGAGTTCCTGGAGCAGGCGCTCGACGTGTATCCGGGCGCCCGGCGCGTGCTGCTGACCGCGTACGCGGACACGAACGCGGCGATCGACGCGATCAATGTGATCGATCTCGATCACTACCTGCTCAAGCCGTGGGATCCGCCGGAGGAGAAGCTCTATCCGGTCGTGGACGATCTCCTGGACGCGTGGCGGGCCAGCGACTACCGGCCCGTGCCGATGTGCAAGGT
This genomic interval from Streptomyces dengpaensis contains the following:
- a CDS encoding N-formylglutamate amidohydrolase → MDDTPDSFELLPGAVDSPVILHVPHSSRHLPVPVRDGIVLDDAALERELDHITDAHTAELAEAVAEAAGRTPWRFVNRLSRLVIDPERFPDEREEMLAVGMGAVYTRTTHRRPLRPADVDPRPLIDRYFHPYARAMTAAVADRLAATGRAVIVDVHSYPSARLPYELHGDGPRPHICVGTDAFHTPPELVTLAEKAFAVLGDVGFDSPFSGAYVPLRFYEREPRVTALMVEIRRDTYMTEPGGPAGPGFARLASALTALVDAVVSG
- a CDS encoding amidohydrolase family protein translates to MPVVDAWMQHPTLRHSNHEMFESLRRWTGMGMLEEPLPVKTTVAALAAADVEIGLSAAWYGPQGPLISNDEVAEFVAQSEGRLRGVACVDLAKPVAAVRELRRAVEELGFVALRIVPWLWQLPPTDRLYYPLYAACAELGVPFCTQVGHTGPLRPSETGRPIPYIDQVAIDFPELTIVCGHIGYPWTTEMIAVADKHPRVYIDTSAYTARRYPPELVEYLRGRGRRKVLFGSNYPMITPAQALEHLADLRLDDETTELFLSGNARSVFRLGNQS